The following proteins are co-located in the Pyricularia oryzae 70-15 chromosome 1, whole genome shotgun sequence genome:
- a CDS encoding 60S ribosomal protein L12 — translation MPPKFDPNEVKVIHLRATGGEVGASSALAPKIGPLGLSPKKVGEDIAKATGDWKGLRVTVKLTIQNRQAAVSVVPTASSLIIRALKEPPRDRKKEKNIKHNKSVALDEIIEIARTMKFKSFSKDLAGVVKEILGTAYSVGCQVDGKSPREITDAINAGEIDIPEE, via the exons ATGC CCCCCAAGTTCGATCCCAATGAGGTCAAGGTGAT CCACCTTAGGGCCACTGGTGGTGAGGTCGGTGCTTCATCAGCTCTGGCTCCCAAGATCGGTCCTCTGGGTCTGTCGCCCAAGAAGGTCGGAGAAGATATTGCCAAGGCCACCGGCGACTGG AAGGGTCTCCGTGTCACCGTCAAGCTCACCATCCAGAACCGTCAGGCCGCCGTCTCGGTCGTGCCTACCGCCTCGTCGCTCATCATCAGGGCTCTCAAGGAGCCCCCACGTGACCgtaagaaggagaagaacaTCAAGCACAATAAGTCGGTCGCCCTCGACGAGATCATTGAGATCGCTAGGACGATGAAGTTCAAGTCCTTCTCCAAGGACCTTGCTGGTGTCGTCAAGGAGATTCTCGGAACCGCCTACAGTGTCGGTTGCCAGGTTGACGGAAAGAGCCCGCGTGAGATCACCGACGCCATCAATGCTGGCGAGATTGATA TCCCCGAGGAGTAA